From one Pseudomonas fluorescens genomic stretch:
- a CDS encoding SurA N-terminal domain-containing protein, producing MNRLMPLLLCLLALSLHAADGPPAARVNGVEISQMRLERYFAEYLEDRGRALTSIRNPSVYKRLREQALNDLIDRELLWQEAQRQGVTVSDTEVQARIGHLRQAFASNEMFERRLADAGFDLQSFAAYTRQEMAAQQVFLAASRVAEPSQFQVLAFYEANAKTLASTQNQSPDDPVQREQGLALAKTLLIDQWQAQARQALLQRLRDSGQLQRID from the coding sequence ATGAACCGCCTGATGCCGTTGCTGCTGTGCCTGTTGGCTCTGTCGCTGCACGCCGCAGACGGGCCGCCCGCGGCCCGGGTCAATGGCGTGGAGATCAGCCAGATGCGCCTGGAACGCTATTTTGCCGAATACCTGGAAGACCGGGGCAGGGCGTTGACCAGCATCCGCAATCCCAGCGTGTACAAACGCTTGCGCGAACAGGCCCTGAACGACCTGATCGACCGCGAACTGCTGTGGCAGGAAGCCCAGCGCCAGGGCGTGACGGTCAGTGATACCGAGGTCCAGGCGCGTATTGGCCACCTGCGTCAGGCCTTCGCCAGCAATGAAATGTTCGAGCGACGTCTGGCCGACGCCGGCTTCGACCTCCAGAGCTTTGCCGCCTACACCCGCCAGGAAATGGCCGCGCAACAGGTGTTCCTTGCCGCCAGCCGCGTGGCCGAGCCGAGCCAGTTCCAGGTGCTGGCGTTCTATGAAGCCAATGCGAAAACCTTGGCCAGTACGCAGAACCAAAGCCCGGACGACCCGGTCCAACGCGAGCAGGGACTTGCATTGGCCAAAACCCTTCTTATCGATCAATGGCAGGCGCAGGCGCGTCAGGCGTTGTTGCAACGCTTGCGTGACAGCGGTCAACTGCAGCGTATCGACTGA